In a single window of the Mesorhizobium shangrilense genome:
- a CDS encoding TetR/AcrR family transcriptional regulator produces the protein MRKGEATRERILEIAEASVLAKGFAATSIEELIAEAGITKSGFFYHFRDKNELAHEMLRRYVASDMSIQDQIFERAAELSDDPLQRFLIGLKLFAEAMADLPGVHPGCVIASICYQERLFDREVIDLNRQAVENMNTRFRGYLEAIAATYPPREPIDLEAMAEMVSCIVDGGIIMAKILDDPTRLVRQVLAYRAFVKLQFSPADSLTRPAPARAA, from the coding sequence ATGCGCAAGGGCGAAGCGACGCGCGAACGCATCCTCGAGATCGCCGAGGCATCGGTGCTGGCGAAGGGATTCGCGGCGACCTCGATCGAAGAGTTGATCGCCGAGGCGGGCATCACCAAGAGCGGGTTCTTCTACCACTTCCGGGACAAGAACGAATTGGCGCACGAGATGCTGCGCCGCTACGTGGCCTCCGACATGAGCATCCAGGACCAGATCTTCGAGCGGGCCGCGGAACTCTCCGACGACCCGCTGCAGCGCTTCCTGATCGGACTGAAGCTTTTCGCCGAGGCCATGGCGGACCTGCCCGGCGTGCATCCCGGCTGCGTGATCGCATCGATCTGCTACCAGGAGCGACTGTTCGACCGCGAGGTGATCGATCTCAACCGACAGGCGGTGGAGAACATGAACACGCGGTTCCGCGGTTATCTCGAGGCGATCGCCGCGACCTACCCGCCGCGCGAGCCCATCGACCTCGAGGCGATGGCGGAGATGGTGTCCTGCATCGTCGACGGCGGCATCATTATGGCCAAGATCCTGGACGACCCGACGCGGCTGGTGCGCCAGGTGCTGGCCTACAGGGCCTTTGTGAAGCTGCAGTTCTCGCCTGCCGACTCGCTCACCAGACCGGCTCCGGCGCGCGCTGCCTGA
- a CDS encoding heavy metal translocating P-type ATPase, with protein sequence MNAPLKDHPRAAATLSLPIEGMTCASCVGRVEAALRKVAGVGKVNVNLATERADISVDGPLDRAALAEAVEAAGYSVPSTVMELSIDGMTCASCVGRVERALKAVPGVTEASVNLATERASIRGAADAAALLAAVDAAGYTARLIDRAAFDTDEAVAKKQAEQAELRRDLILAAVLTLPVFVLEMGSHLIPGAHELIMATIGMQWNWYIQFALTTLVLFVPGIRFYQKGIPALFRLAPDMNSLVAVGTMAAYAYSVVATFAASLLPAGTVNVYYEAAAVIVTLILLGRFLEARAKGRTSEAIKRLVGLQAKTARVRRDGKAVEIAIGEVVPGDLVEVRPGERLPVDGEVVEGESYVDESMITGEPIPVAKKAGSAVVGGTVNQNGAFAFTATAVGAATVLSQIIRMVEEAQGSKLPIQAMVDKVTMWFVPAVIAMAAATFVAWFYFGPSPALTFALVNAVAVLIIACPCAMGLATPTSIMVGTGRGAEMGVLFRKGEALQLLKDAKVVAVDKTGTLTEGRPALTDLELAAGFDRAGVLARVAAVEARSEHPIARAIVEAAEADGLDLPAIDSFESVTGFGVAATIGGERIEIGADRYMTALGLDVAQFAETAARLGDEGKSPLYAAIGGKLAAIIAVADPIKETTPRAIAALHELGLKVAMITGDNARTAHAIARRLGIDEVVAEVLPEGKVETVKRLKAAHGALAFVGDGINDAPALAEADVGIAIGTGTDIAVEAADVVLMSGSLVGVPNAIALSRGTIRNIKQNLFWAFAYNAALIPVAAGALYPAFGILLSPIFAAGAMALSSVFVLGNALRLKWWKPLAEA encoded by the coding sequence ATGAACGCCCCACTGAAAGATCATCCGCGGGCTGCCGCGACCCTCAGTCTCCCGATCGAGGGGATGACCTGCGCCTCCTGCGTCGGGCGGGTCGAAGCCGCGCTTCGGAAGGTCGCCGGCGTCGGCAAGGTCAATGTGAACCTCGCCACCGAACGCGCCGATATCAGCGTCGACGGCCCCCTCGATAGGGCCGCGCTGGCAGAGGCGGTGGAGGCCGCCGGCTATTCGGTGCCGTCAACGGTAATGGAGCTTTCCATTGACGGCATGACTTGCGCGTCATGCGTCGGACGCGTGGAGCGCGCGTTGAAAGCGGTTCCCGGTGTGACCGAAGCCAGCGTCAACCTTGCGACGGAACGGGCGAGCATCCGGGGTGCTGCCGACGCGGCCGCGCTGTTGGCGGCTGTCGACGCAGCCGGCTACACCGCCAGGCTGATCGATCGCGCCGCCTTCGATACGGACGAGGCTGTTGCGAAGAAGCAGGCCGAGCAGGCGGAACTTCGGCGCGACCTGATCCTCGCGGCGGTGCTGACGCTGCCGGTCTTTGTCCTGGAAATGGGCTCGCATCTCATTCCCGGCGCACATGAACTGATCATGGCGACCATCGGCATGCAGTGGAACTGGTACATCCAGTTCGCGCTGACCACGCTGGTGCTTTTCGTACCGGGCATCCGTTTCTACCAGAAGGGCATCCCGGCCCTTTTCCGGCTCGCGCCTGACATGAACTCCCTTGTCGCCGTCGGTACGATGGCGGCCTATGCCTATTCGGTGGTCGCCACCTTCGCGGCCTCGCTCCTGCCGGCCGGCACGGTCAACGTGTACTACGAGGCAGCGGCGGTGATCGTGACGCTCATCCTGCTCGGACGGTTCCTGGAGGCGCGCGCCAAGGGGCGCACGTCCGAAGCGATCAAGCGGCTGGTTGGGCTGCAGGCGAAGACGGCGCGGGTCCGGCGCGACGGGAAAGCCGTCGAGATCGCCATCGGCGAGGTGGTGCCCGGAGACCTGGTCGAGGTCCGCCCGGGCGAGCGTCTGCCGGTCGACGGCGAGGTCGTCGAGGGGGAGAGCTATGTCGACGAATCCATGATCACCGGCGAACCCATCCCGGTGGCGAAGAAGGCCGGCAGCGCGGTCGTCGGCGGCACCGTCAACCAGAACGGCGCCTTTGCCTTCACCGCGACCGCGGTGGGCGCTGCGACCGTGCTCTCGCAGATCATCCGCATGGTCGAGGAGGCGCAAGGCTCGAAGCTGCCGATCCAGGCGATGGTGGACAAGGTGACGATGTGGTTTGTGCCCGCCGTGATCGCAATGGCCGCCGCGACGTTCGTTGCCTGGTTCTATTTCGGTCCGTCTCCGGCGCTCACCTTTGCCCTGGTCAACGCCGTCGCGGTCCTCATCATCGCGTGCCCCTGTGCCATGGGGTTGGCGACGCCGACCTCGATCATGGTCGGCACCGGTCGCGGCGCCGAGATGGGCGTGCTCTTCCGCAAGGGCGAGGCCCTGCAACTGCTGAAGGACGCCAAGGTGGTCGCCGTCGACAAGACAGGCACGCTGACCGAAGGCCGGCCGGCGCTCACCGATCTTGAGTTGGCCGCGGGCTTCGACCGGGCCGGCGTGCTGGCGCGCGTTGCGGCGGTCGAGGCCAGGTCCGAGCACCCGATTGCCCGGGCGATCGTCGAGGCGGCCGAAGCCGATGGCCTGGACCTACCCGCCATCGACAGTTTCGAATCCGTCACTGGCTTTGGGGTTGCGGCGACGATCGGCGGCGAGCGCATCGAGATCGGCGCCGATCGCTACATGACGGCATTGGGCCTCGACGTTGCTCAATTCGCCGAAACCGCTGCTCGGCTCGGCGACGAGGGCAAGTCGCCGCTCTATGCCGCGATTGGCGGCAAGCTTGCCGCGATCATCGCGGTCGCCGACCCGATAAAGGAAACGACGCCCAGGGCGATCGCGGCCCTGCACGAACTGGGTCTCAAGGTGGCGATGATCACCGGCGACAACGCGCGCACGGCGCACGCCATCGCCAGGCGTCTCGGTATTGACGAGGTGGTCGCCGAGGTGCTGCCGGAAGGCAAGGTCGAGACGGTCAAAAGGCTGAAGGCCGCGCATGGCGCGCTCGCCTTCGTGGGCGACGGCATCAATGACGCTCCGGCGCTCGCGGAGGCGGATGTCGGCATCGCCATCGGCACCGGCACGGACATTGCAGTGGAGGCGGCGGACGTGGTGCTGATGTCGGGGAGCCTTGTCGGCGTGCCCAACGCCATCGCGCTCTCCAGGGGCACGATCCGCAACATCAAGCAGAACCTGTTCTGGGCCTTTGCCTACAACGCCGCGCTGATCCCGGTGGCGGCAGGGGCGCTCTATCCCGCTTTCGGAATCCTGCTGTCGCCGATCTTCGCGGCCGGAGCCATGGCGCTGTCGTCGGTCTTCGTGCTCGGCAACGCCCTGCGCCTCAAGTGGTGGAAGCCGCTCGCCGAAGCTTGA
- a CDS encoding metal-sensitive transcriptional regulator yields MCEKNSKTICTRLNRIAGQVKGIRQMVEDQRYCVDILYQIHAVKAALARVETEVLRSHAAWCVEEAILSGDAAQQREKFHELVDVFAKAKL; encoded by the coding sequence ATGTGTGAAAAGAACAGCAAAACCATCTGCACCAGGCTGAACAGGATTGCCGGGCAGGTGAAGGGCATCAGGCAGATGGTCGAGGACCAGCGCTACTGCGTGGACATCCTCTATCAGATCCATGCGGTCAAAGCCGCGCTGGCGAGGGTCGAGACAGAGGTCCTCAGGTCACACGCCGCTTGGTGCGTGGAGGAAGCGATCCTTTCCGGCGACGCCGCCCAGCAGCGCGAGAAATTCCATGAACTGGTGGACGTCTTCGCCAAGGCGAAGCTCTGA
- a CDS encoding DUF305 domain-containing protein, which produces MEHTSHATGAHHATSSGRPYLMFWINMGLGLVVMYVVMFSMIDGVHDFRNNLNMFYMAVTMWAPMGVFMLATMPGMYPNKRLNVALHVLFVILTVGSFAATRAQTLIDDRQFIASMIPHHSGAILMCREADLTDAELVALCQDIVAAQRAEIDQMERIGARLGEATNTPQ; this is translated from the coding sequence ATGGAGCATACTTCCCACGCGACAGGCGCCCATCACGCGACGAGCTCCGGCCGTCCCTACCTGATGTTCTGGATCAACATGGGTCTCGGCCTGGTCGTCATGTATGTCGTGATGTTCTCGATGATCGATGGCGTCCACGATTTTCGCAACAACCTCAACATGTTCTACATGGCCGTGACGATGTGGGCGCCGATGGGCGTCTTCATGCTGGCGACGATGCCGGGCATGTATCCCAACAAGCGCCTCAACGTCGCACTCCATGTGCTGTTCGTGATCCTCACGGTCGGCTCGTTCGCGGCAACCCGGGCGCAGACGTTGATCGACGACCGCCAGTTCATCGCCTCGATGATCCCCCATCACTCCGGCGCGATCCTGATGTGCCGGGAGGCCGACCTGACAGACGCCGAGCTGGTTGCCCTCTGCCAGGACATCGTCGCCGCGCAGCGCGCGGAAATCGATCAGATGGAACGGATTGGAGCGCGCCTGGGAGAGGCAACAAACACCCCGCAATGA